A DNA window from Paenibacillus andongensis contains the following coding sequences:
- a CDS encoding NAD(P)-dependent malic enzyme, which produces MNKLREDALHMHKKYTGKLEILAKVPVGTVRDLSLAYSPGVAEPCKEIFIEEDKVYDYTMKGNLVAVVSNGTAVLGLGNIGPHAAMPVMEGKALLFKVFAGVDAIPICLDALDKEKVIETVKQLSPSFGGINLEDIAAPDCFEIEERLKQECAIPVFHDDQHGTAIVIAAGLINALQLVDKTMDQIRVVINGAGAAGIAAMKLLGHMGAKDIIVCDTKGIIYEDRQEGMNPFKLEIARMTNKENLTGKLADAVRGADVFIGVSAAGALTKEMVSSMNRDSIIFALANPVPEIMPEEAKAAGAAIIGTGRSDFPNQINNVLAFPGIFRGVLDVRASEINEAMKLAAVYAIAGLVPADKLNRDYVIPHPFEPMIAPNVAAAVAQAAMDTGCARLTIHAEEVKDRTKKRIRKNDAVGSYFSWYADMTDKE; this is translated from the coding sequence ATGAACAAATTACGTGAAGATGCTCTTCACATGCATAAAAAGTATACCGGAAAGCTGGAGATTCTTGCCAAGGTTCCGGTAGGCACCGTCCGTGATTTAAGCCTTGCCTACTCCCCGGGAGTTGCAGAGCCTTGTAAAGAGATTTTTATTGAAGAAGATAAAGTATACGATTATACGATGAAAGGAAACCTGGTTGCAGTCGTTTCCAATGGAACAGCTGTACTCGGTTTGGGAAATATCGGTCCGCATGCGGCTATGCCGGTGATGGAGGGAAAGGCTTTACTTTTCAAAGTATTTGCCGGCGTAGATGCGATTCCGATCTGTTTAGATGCGTTGGATAAAGAGAAAGTGATTGAGACGGTTAAGCAGCTTTCACCTTCGTTCGGCGGAATTAATTTAGAAGACATCGCAGCCCCGGATTGTTTTGAAATTGAAGAGAGGTTGAAACAGGAATGTGCGATTCCTGTTTTCCATGATGATCAGCATGGTACGGCTATTGTCATTGCGGCTGGATTAATTAACGCACTCCAGTTAGTCGACAAAACGATGGACCAAATTCGTGTGGTTATTAATGGGGCAGGCGCTGCCGGCATAGCGGCCATGAAGCTTCTGGGTCATATGGGTGCTAAAGATATCATTGTATGTGATACAAAAGGTATCATCTATGAAGATAGACAAGAAGGCATGAATCCATTCAAGCTGGAAATAGCACGGATGACGAATAAAGAAAATCTAACAGGTAAGCTCGCCGATGCAGTGAGAGGAGCCGATGTTTTCATTGGTGTTTCTGCAGCTGGTGCGCTTACGAAAGAAATGGTCAGCTCGATGAACCGTGATTCCATCATATTTGCCTTGGCGAATCCGGTGCCGGAGATTATGCCGGAGGAAGCGAAAGCCGCCGGGGCTGCGATCATTGGCACGGGACGCTCCGATTTTCCCAATCAAATCAACAATGTATTGGCGTTTCCGGGCATTTTTCGCGGCGTCCTGGATGTACGTGCCAGCGAGATTAATGAGGCAATGAAACTAGCTGCTGTTTACGCCATTGCCGGTCTGGTCCCAGCAGATAAGTTAAATCGGGACTATGTGATTCCGCATCCGTTTGAACCGATGATTGCTCCGAATGTGGCTGCTGCGGTTGCTCAAGCAGCTATGGATACGGGGTGCGCGCGATTAACCATCCATGCGGAAGAGGTTAAGGATCGAACAAAGAAACGGATCCGTAAAAACGATGCGGTAGGTTCGTATTTTTCTTGGTACGCTGATATGACAGATAAAGAATAG
- a CDS encoding agmatinase family protein — MRQIELLNPPEFVRKSNWRDRFETKVSQWLTPWEGEEEVQFGFIGIPLSKTSISISGASMTPNALRELFANVTTYSIDHGVDLQELLARDLGDIQMHVTDLLRCHANIEQGLKNIYAAMPHLFPIIAGGDHSITCPSVKAFKHHVGGKVGIVQLDSHMDVRNLEDGGPSNGTPIRGLIESGTVEGRHIAQIGLHSFANSRAYHEYAMAQGITQYTARQVAKEGIEALVEKALEVAGDGTDAIYVTVDMDVLDQAYAPGVPALVPAGMTSWQLLEAVFLLGQHPKVRGFDIVCVDPMQDPRRATVRTAMHVILTFLTGYMKRN; from the coding sequence TTGAGACAAATTGAATTGCTGAATCCGCCAGAATTCGTACGAAAGTCCAATTGGCGGGATCGATTCGAGACCAAAGTATCCCAGTGGCTGACCCCTTGGGAAGGCGAGGAAGAAGTCCAATTCGGTTTTATCGGCATTCCGCTTTCTAAGACGTCCATCAGCATTTCAGGCGCTTCGATGACACCGAATGCCTTGCGGGAATTATTTGCAAATGTCACGACGTACAGTATCGACCATGGTGTCGATTTGCAAGAATTGCTGGCACGCGATCTTGGTGATATTCAGATGCATGTAACGGATCTGCTGCGCTGTCATGCCAATATCGAACAAGGGCTGAAGAACATTTACGCAGCCATGCCTCATTTGTTCCCGATTATTGCTGGCGGCGATCATTCCATTACTTGCCCCTCAGTAAAAGCGTTTAAGCACCATGTCGGCGGAAAGGTGGGTATCGTTCAGCTGGACTCCCACATGGATGTCCGGAATCTGGAGGACGGAGGTCCTTCCAACGGAACGCCAATCCGCGGGTTGATCGAATCGGGTACAGTGGAAGGCCGCCATATTGCGCAAATCGGACTCCACAGCTTTGCCAATTCAAGAGCGTATCATGAATATGCTATGGCGCAAGGAATTACCCAATACACGGCGCGTCAGGTAGCCAAAGAAGGAATCGAAGCTTTGGTGGAAAAGGCGCTTGAAGTTGCTGGTGACGGGACAGATGCTATTTATGTAACCGTTGACATGGATGTACTGGATCAAGCTTATGCGCCTGGTGTACCGGCGCTCGTTCCAGCAGGAATGACCTCATGGCAGTTGTTGGAAGCTGTATTCTTATTAGGACAGCATCCTAAGGTACGAGGCTTTGATATTGTTTGTGTAGATCCCATGCAAGATCCCCGCAGAGCGACAGTCAGGACAGCCATGCATGTCATCTTGACTTTCTTGACGGGTTATATGAAAAGAAACTGA
- the hutI gene encoding imidazolonepropionase — protein sequence MENNRIDLLIHNIGTLITMQGTQEPRRGDEMSEVAAVRSGAVAITDGIIVAVGTEEEVLAQIGERPVTSKHDAEGKLVTPGLIDPHTHLVHGGSRENELALKLKGASYLEILAQGGGILSTVRSTRQASEDELYGKAKKSLDTMLSYGVTTAEAKSGYGLTLEDELKQLRVTRKLNQEHPVDLVSTFMGAHMVPEEYKGRSQEFVQLLIEVMLPEVKRQGLAEFCDVFCEHGVFSVEESEQILLAAKAMGFGLKIHADEIEPMGGAQLAGKLGCTSAEHLIAASDEGLEAMQLAGVIAVCLPATSFNLRLKHHARARKMIEIGLPVALSTDYNPGSSPTESIQLVMTLGCLNLGLTPEEVLTAVTINAAHAIGKAGTIGSLEAGKQADLVIFNADNLAYLPYHFGINHVHSVFKHGKIVVSDGNRIH from the coding sequence ATGGAGAACAATCGGATTGACCTGCTGATCCATAATATTGGTACACTGATCACCATGCAAGGAACCCAGGAACCGCGCCGAGGCGATGAAATGTCAGAGGTTGCAGCAGTTCGAAGTGGTGCTGTGGCAATCACAGACGGTATCATTGTTGCAGTCGGAACGGAAGAAGAAGTTTTGGCACAAATCGGTGAACGGCCGGTAACTTCAAAGCATGATGCTGAAGGTAAGCTTGTTACCCCTGGACTTATTGACCCTCATACGCATTTGGTTCACGGCGGCTCTCGCGAGAATGAATTAGCCTTAAAGCTGAAAGGCGCTTCTTATTTAGAAATTTTGGCTCAAGGCGGCGGGATTCTCAGTACCGTCCGTTCAACCCGTCAGGCTTCGGAAGATGAGTTGTACGGTAAGGCTAAAAAAAGCTTGGATACGATGCTTTCTTATGGGGTTACTACAGCAGAAGCTAAGAGCGGATATGGTCTAACGCTGGAGGATGAGCTTAAGCAGCTCCGGGTCACTCGCAAACTCAATCAGGAACATCCGGTTGATTTGGTGTCTACGTTCATGGGTGCTCATATGGTGCCGGAAGAATACAAGGGCCGATCACAAGAATTCGTTCAGCTGCTCATTGAAGTAATGCTCCCCGAAGTGAAACGTCAGGGACTTGCTGAATTTTGCGATGTATTTTGTGAGCACGGCGTTTTCTCCGTAGAAGAATCGGAGCAAATCCTGTTGGCCGCAAAAGCGATGGGCTTCGGTTTGAAGATCCATGCGGACGAAATCGAGCCGATGGGCGGCGCGCAGCTTGCCGGTAAACTGGGCTGCACATCGGCCGAGCATTTGATCGCCGCATCAGATGAAGGACTAGAAGCGATGCAGCTGGCGGGCGTCATTGCTGTTTGTCTGCCAGCTACTTCTTTTAATTTAAGGCTGAAGCATCACGCCCGTGCACGTAAGATGATTGAAATCGGACTCCCTGTAGCTTTGTCCACGGATTATAATCCGGGAAGCTCGCCAACGGAATCTATACAGCTCGTCATGACACTGGGCTGTCTGAATTTAGGGCTGACGCCGGAGGAAGTCCTGACAGCCGTGACCATCAATGCGGCTCACGCTATCGGAAAAGCGGGTACCATAGGCAGTTTAGAAGCGGGCAAACAGGCCGATTTGGTTATTTTTAATGCAGATAACTTGGCCTATCTGCCTTATCACTTCGGGATCAACCATGTTCATTCCGTATTCAAACATGGGAAAATAGTAGTCTCGGACGGCAATCGGATTCATTAA
- a CDS encoding Glu/Leu/Phe/Val family dehydrogenase, with product MEAPMEVKEKPMQAESLNVLNRTQLVIQAALDKMGCAESLYELLKEPLRLLTVRIPVKMDDGSVKVFTGYRAQHNDAVGPTKGGIRFHPGVTEDEVKALSMWMTIKCGIADLPYGGGKGGIQCDPRTLSFGELERLSRGYVRAISQLVGPTKDIPAPDVFTNSQIMAWMMDEYSRIREFDSPGFITGKPLVLGGSIGRESSTAMGVVLLLREAAHVAGIPIEGARVIIQGFGNAGSFLAQFLHEAGAKVVGISDAQGALYDPEGLDVQYLLDRRDSFGTVTNLFPNAISNQELLIQDCDILVPAAIENQITEDNAADIKAKILVEAANGPTTLKATEILTDKGVLMVPDVLASSGGVIVSYFEWVQNNQGYYWNEEEVSEKLQQILKKSFNNVYQLSLQKRVDMRLAAYIVGLKRMVEAIKWRGWI from the coding sequence ATGGAAGCTCCGATGGAAGTAAAAGAGAAGCCTATGCAAGCGGAAAGCTTGAATGTTTTGAACAGAACGCAGCTTGTTATCCAAGCTGCTCTAGATAAAATGGGATGCGCAGAATCCCTATACGAATTGCTAAAGGAACCGCTTCGATTGCTTACTGTACGCATTCCAGTGAAAATGGACGACGGCTCGGTAAAGGTATTCACAGGGTACCGTGCGCAGCATAATGATGCGGTTGGACCGACCAAGGGGGGCATTCGCTTCCATCCTGGGGTCACTGAAGACGAAGTGAAGGCTCTTTCCATGTGGATGACCATCAAATGCGGCATTGCCGATTTGCCTTACGGCGGAGGCAAAGGCGGGATCCAGTGTGATCCGCGCACGCTCTCCTTCGGCGAGCTGGAGCGCTTAAGCCGTGGTTATGTACGGGCAATCAGCCAGCTTGTTGGGCCGACCAAGGATATTCCGGCGCCGGACGTGTTCACGAATTCACAAATCATGGCGTGGATGATGGATGAATACAGCCGGATTCGGGAATTCGATTCGCCAGGTTTTATTACCGGCAAGCCGCTCGTCTTGGGAGGATCGATTGGTAGAGAATCATCTACCGCCATGGGCGTAGTGCTGTTGTTGAGAGAAGCGGCTCATGTCGCTGGGATTCCGATTGAGGGCGCGCGTGTCATTATCCAAGGCTTCGGCAATGCAGGCAGCTTTCTTGCTCAGTTCCTTCACGAGGCTGGGGCCAAAGTGGTAGGCATTTCGGATGCTCAAGGGGCTCTTTATGATCCTGAGGGCTTGGACGTGCAGTATTTATTAGATCGACGGGATTCTTTCGGAACGGTGACGAATTTGTTTCCGAATGCGATTTCGAACCAAGAGCTGTTAATCCAAGACTGTGATATTTTAGTGCCGGCTGCAATTGAAAACCAGATCACGGAAGACAATGCGGCTGACATTAAGGCAAAGATTTTGGTGGAAGCGGCCAACGGACCGACGACCTTGAAAGCAACTGAAATTTTGACGGATAAGGGCGTTTTAATGGTGCCAGACGTGCTTGCCAGCTCAGGCGGGGTCATCGTTTCTTACTTTGAATGGGTCCAAAACAATCAGGGATATTATTGGAATGAAGAAGAAGTGAGTGAAAAGCTTCAACAAATATTGAAAAAGTCGTTTAACAACGTCTATCAGTTGTCCTTGCAGAAGCGAGTCGACATGAGATTGGCGGCCTATATCGTTGGTTTAAAGCGAATGGTCGAAGCGATAAAATGGCGCGGCTGGATCTAA
- the hutH gene encoding histidine ammonia-lyase translates to MKIGAAPIHPKDINKVILGDHPISVSEFVAVARYGAKVSFSQSYCDRVKQSRQLIEKFLSENRIIYGVTTGFGSNVTEIISTEDAETLQRNIVRSHAVSVGEPLEKEVVRAIQLMILIHLGHGYSGVRLELLELVASLLNEGITPFAPGDGSVGYLSPEAHMALVLIGEGKAWYNEELISGSEALERAGLKPTTLSCKEGLALTSGTSSVTAMAILTLYNAIQATKTADIAGAMSLEALKGTIHAFDPRLHSLKKHEEQAKTAQNMIRILKGSEIAETYKNYRLQDALSLRCIPQVHGASKKNLKDAAFTIHNELNSVSDNPVIYPEDNDGIALMGGNFDGTYVGIQADIMCIAMANLAKIAERRIDRLVNYHLSELPSFLVKNPGLNSGYMIPQYTAVGLLGEIRILSHPASVDNVPTCANQEDVVSFAYNASRKAYQISKKLTYMLAIELMTAVQALDFHRPLNPSPVIAEVYQLIRSKVPAVEEDRFLYPDMLTIYQQIHEGDIVKVVEDMIGEIE, encoded by the coding sequence ATGAAAATTGGTGCTGCTCCCATTCATCCTAAAGATATAAATAAAGTGATTCTTGGCGATCATCCGATATCTGTTTCCGAATTTGTCGCAGTGGCCCGCTATGGGGCAAAAGTGTCATTTTCACAAAGCTACTGCGATCGCGTCAAGCAATCCAGACAGCTTATAGAGAAATTTTTAAGCGAAAACCGCATCATTTATGGCGTAACGACGGGCTTCGGGAGCAATGTGACAGAGATCATCTCAACCGAAGATGCTGAAACCCTGCAGCGCAACATTGTTAGATCGCATGCCGTTTCCGTAGGGGAGCCTCTGGAGAAAGAAGTTGTAAGAGCTATTCAACTGATGATTCTCATCCATTTGGGTCATGGTTATTCTGGGGTTCGTTTGGAATTGTTAGAGCTTGTGGCATCGCTATTGAATGAAGGAATCACTCCGTTTGCTCCAGGTGATGGATCGGTCGGTTATCTTTCTCCGGAAGCTCATATGGCGTTAGTGCTAATTGGTGAGGGTAAAGCATGGTACAACGAAGAACTCATCTCTGGCAGTGAAGCGCTTGAAAGAGCAGGATTAAAGCCTACCACTTTAAGCTGCAAAGAAGGACTGGCACTGACCAGCGGGACGTCCTCCGTTACTGCAATGGCCATTCTAACCTTATATAATGCCATTCAAGCGACAAAAACCGCGGATATTGCTGGCGCAATGTCACTTGAAGCTCTAAAAGGAACGATTCACGCCTTTGATCCAAGACTCCATTCCTTAAAAAAACATGAGGAACAGGCTAAGACAGCCCAAAATATGATCCGAATCCTTAAAGGCAGTGAAATTGCCGAAACTTATAAAAACTATCGCTTGCAGGATGCGTTAAGCTTGCGATGCATCCCTCAAGTACATGGAGCTTCCAAAAAAAATCTGAAGGATGCAGCCTTCACCATTCATAATGAGCTCAACTCTGTAAGCGATAATCCTGTTATTTATCCCGAAGACAATGATGGGATTGCCCTCATGGGAGGTAATTTTGACGGTACCTATGTCGGCATCCAGGCGGATATCATGTGTATAGCTATGGCTAATCTGGCAAAAATAGCAGAGAGAAGAATTGACCGATTAGTGAATTATCACCTGAGTGAGCTGCCTAGTTTTTTAGTGAAAAATCCAGGACTAAACAGCGGATATATGATCCCGCAATATACAGCCGTAGGACTGCTGGGAGAGATTAGGATTCTTTCTCATCCAGCCTCCGTAGATAATGTTCCCACTTGCGCCAATCAAGAGGATGTTGTCAGTTTCGCCTATAATGCCTCAAGGAAAGCTTATCAAATTTCGAAGAAATTAACATATATGTTGGCGATTGAATTGATGACAGCCGTACAAGCTCTTGATTTTCATCGTCCGTTGAATCCTTCTCCGGTTATTGCGGAAGTATATCAACTGATACGATCGAAAGTGCCTGCGGTGGAGGAAGATCGCTTTCTCTATCCGGACATGTTGACGATCTATCAGCAAATTCATGAGGGCGACATCGTAAAGGTTGTTGAAGACATGATAGGTGAGATAGAATAA
- the hutU gene encoding urocanate hydratase, with amino-acid sequence MEQTMKRTIRAAHGTKLTAKGWQQEAVLRMLMNNLDPDVAERPEDLVVYGGIGKAARNWESYDKIVECLTNLEADETLLVQSGKPVGVFRTHSHAPRVLISNSMIVPAYANWETFHELDKQGLMMYGQMTAGSWIYIGTQGILQGTYETFAEAARQHSGGTLRGTLTLTAGLGGMGGAQPLAVTMNDGVVIGVDVDPTRIQRRIDTRYCDVMVYDLDEALKLANEAKAEGKALAIGLVGNAAEVFAEFVKRGIVPDFVTDQTSAHDPLNGYVPVGYSLEAAADLRKNDPAQYVKLSKKSMAAHVQAMLDLQKLGSTVFDYGNNIRQVALDEGVKDAFNFPGFVPAYIRPLFCEGKGPFRWAALSGDPEDIYKTDELALKLFPENAHLRKWIELAREKVAFQGLPARICWLGYGERAKMGLAINEMVRNGELSAPIVIGRDHLDCGSVASPNRETESMKDGSDVVGDWAILNALVNTASGASWVSVHHGGGVGMGYSLHAGMVVVADGSKEADERLERVLNTDPGMGVIRHADAGYDIAIQTAKERGVRVPMMGI; translated from the coding sequence ATGGAACAAACAATGAAACGTACGATTCGAGCAGCACACGGAACGAAGCTAACGGCAAAAGGCTGGCAGCAGGAAGCAGTCCTGCGCATGTTGATGAACAATCTGGACCCTGACGTAGCGGAGCGTCCGGAAGATCTCGTCGTTTACGGCGGAATCGGCAAGGCTGCACGGAACTGGGAGTCATATGACAAGATCGTAGAATGTTTAACGAACCTTGAAGCGGATGAAACACTTCTTGTACAATCCGGGAAACCGGTTGGCGTATTCAGAACGCATTCACATGCGCCGCGGGTTCTCATCTCCAACTCGATGATTGTCCCGGCTTATGCCAACTGGGAGACGTTCCATGAGCTCGATAAACAGGGTCTTATGATGTACGGCCAAATGACGGCTGGCAGCTGGATTTATATCGGAACGCAAGGCATTTTGCAAGGAACGTATGAGACTTTCGCTGAGGCAGCTAGGCAGCATTCGGGAGGCACTTTAAGAGGTACACTGACATTAACGGCTGGACTTGGCGGTATGGGCGGCGCTCAACCTCTCGCTGTAACGATGAACGATGGCGTCGTCATCGGTGTAGACGTAGATCCGACTCGTATTCAACGAAGAATCGACACTCGTTATTGCGACGTCATGGTTTACGATCTGGATGAGGCGTTGAAGCTTGCGAACGAAGCGAAAGCTGAGGGGAAAGCGCTAGCTATTGGACTAGTAGGAAACGCTGCAGAGGTGTTCGCGGAGTTTGTGAAACGCGGAATTGTGCCTGATTTCGTAACCGATCAAACTTCGGCTCATGATCCGCTTAACGGCTATGTGCCGGTCGGTTATTCTTTGGAAGCAGCGGCTGACTTGCGTAAAAACGATCCAGCGCAGTATGTGAAGCTATCCAAAAAATCGATGGCTGCGCATGTTCAGGCGATGCTTGATCTTCAAAAACTTGGTTCAACCGTATTTGATTATGGCAACAACATCCGTCAAGTGGCTCTTGATGAAGGGGTTAAGGATGCCTTTAATTTCCCTGGATTTGTTCCGGCTTATATTCGCCCGCTCTTCTGCGAAGGGAAAGGACCATTCCGCTGGGCGGCATTGTCCGGTGATCCAGAGGATATCTATAAAACGGATGAACTTGCATTGAAACTGTTCCCAGAAAATGCGCATCTGCGTAAATGGATCGAATTGGCCAGAGAAAAAGTCGCATTCCAAGGTTTGCCAGCTCGTATTTGCTGGTTGGGTTATGGGGAACGGGCCAAGATGGGGCTGGCGATTAACGAGATGGTACGCAACGGAGAATTATCTGCGCCAATCGTTATCGGACGTGATCACCTGGATTGCGGTTCCGTGGCTTCGCCTAACCGTGAAACCGAGTCCATGAAGGACGGCAGCGATGTTGTCGGCGACTGGGCAATATTGAACGCGCTTGTGAATACGGCATCCGGTGCGAGCTGGGTTTCCGTCCATCATGGCGGCGGCGTAGGCATGGGTTACTCCCTGCACGCAGGTATGGTTGTCGTTGCGGACGGTTCCAAAGAAGCGGACGAAAGATTAGAACGCGTCTTGAACACGGACCCTGGAATGGGCGTCATTCGTCACGCTGACGCCGGTTATGACATTGCCATTCAAACGGCGAAGGAACGCGGCGTTCGCGTACCGATGATGGGTATTTAA
- a CDS encoding HutD/Ves family protein has protein sequence MSYSIKVIKKHMQITTAWSGGTTTQLAIYPEHAEYNKRNFLWRISTARIQDEQSLFTCLPEFWRKLMIIEGEVILEYEGSHQVGLKPYEQESFSGGWVTRSMGKVTDFNLITAAGCRGELEALFMKDGTSHEIECHKDDVEFSLVTEAFYCTEGRVNVSINEDQSLWLETGDFCVLSWRASLDKVKIKISQFSNESAACVIRARIVN, from the coding sequence ATGTCTTATTCGATCAAAGTCATTAAGAAACATATGCAAATTACGACCGCTTGGTCTGGTGGAACAACAACGCAGCTAGCCATTTATCCTGAGCACGCGGAGTATAATAAGCGAAATTTTTTATGGAGAATCAGCACGGCCCGCATACAAGATGAGCAGTCATTGTTTACCTGCCTTCCTGAGTTTTGGAGAAAGCTTATGATTATTGAAGGAGAGGTGATTCTCGAATATGAAGGATCACATCAGGTGGGGTTAAAGCCCTACGAGCAGGAGAGCTTTAGCGGAGGATGGGTCACCCGGAGTATGGGGAAGGTAACAGACTTTAATCTCATTACAGCGGCGGGATGCCGGGGAGAATTGGAAGCTTTATTTATGAAAGATGGAACTTCTCATGAGATCGAATGTCACAAGGATGATGTGGAATTTTCACTAGTGACAGAAGCTTTTTATTGTACCGAGGGCAGAGTAAACGTTAGTATTAATGAAGATCAGTCTCTATGGTTAGAGACGGGCGACTTCTGCGTATTATCATGGAGAGCATCATTAGATAAGGTTAAGATTAAAATAAGCCAATTTAGCAATGAATCAGCCGCATGTGTCATTCGAGCTAGAATTGTAAATTGA
- a CDS encoding helix-turn-helix domain-containing protein: MKLDTAQAAFSQLLISGTLIHEADFEEMRERLGIEPRPQIVIVLSIDRYTDLALDKSLQWSIEIGQVLVEAIFESITLPFLWVWVGEGVLAVLLELQSIQPIEPTYKQVTYGMVRKIQNFVDTKGFSVSAGIGTYYEDPYKLHLSYSEAKESLIDRFFQGNRMIFQYEGQRSIQEERAKPVTHEEKIELLSRVRIGDEEGSISYLVELLESLSRSYKHNIDLFKSEAYDLVLSLSRMVVDLGGNASEILSENARMLQDLYSTIRYDKFVKKLCAYWRKLAKQVSDDHALEVSPIVRSAIVYIREHHQDKMLLKEIAQHCYLSTHYFAHVFKKEAGVSFVDFLNKVRIEKAVYLLEKTDLTMQEIAARVGFQDANYFARKFKMIMGCSPTDYRSSAQC, translated from the coding sequence ATGAAATTGGATACGGCCCAAGCCGCCTTTTCGCAACTTCTCATTTCCGGGACGTTAATCCATGAAGCGGATTTTGAAGAAATGCGTGAGCGGCTTGGCATCGAACCGCGGCCCCAAATCGTTATTGTTTTGTCCATAGACCGTTATACTGATTTGGCTTTGGACAAGTCGTTGCAATGGAGTATTGAAATTGGGCAGGTACTGGTGGAAGCCATTTTTGAGAGTATCACCTTGCCCTTCCTGTGGGTATGGGTGGGAGAAGGTGTGTTAGCCGTATTATTGGAACTCCAATCCATTCAGCCCATAGAACCGACCTATAAGCAAGTTACGTATGGCATGGTTCGGAAAATTCAAAACTTCGTAGATACGAAGGGTTTTTCTGTGTCAGCCGGAATTGGCACCTACTATGAAGATCCTTACAAGCTTCATCTTTCCTACAGCGAAGCCAAAGAATCATTAATCGACCGTTTCTTTCAAGGAAACCGGATGATTTTTCAATATGAGGGACAAAGAAGCATTCAGGAAGAACGTGCTAAGCCGGTGACCCACGAAGAGAAAATCGAATTGCTGTCACGTGTCCGGATCGGTGATGAAGAAGGCTCGATTTCGTATTTGGTCGAGTTACTAGAAAGCCTTTCCCGATCATATAAGCATAATATTGATCTATTCAAGTCGGAAGCCTATGATTTAGTCCTCTCTTTGTCAAGAATGGTTGTTGACTTAGGTGGTAATGCTTCTGAAATTTTATCTGAGAATGCGAGAATGCTTCAAGACTTGTACAGTACCATTCGATATGACAAATTTGTTAAAAAGCTGTGCGCATACTGGAGGAAGCTAGCCAAGCAAGTATCGGACGATCATGCCTTAGAGGTATCTCCCATTGTCCGATCCGCCATTGTTTATATCAGAGAGCATCATCAAGACAAAATGTTATTGAAAGAAATTGCCCAGCATTGTTACTTGAGTACCCATTATTTTGCCCATGTATTCAAAAAAGAAGCGGGTGTAAGCTTTGTCGACTTTCTAAATAAGGTTCGTATTGAGAAGGCCGTTTATTTGTTAGAGAAAACGGATTTGACCATGCAAGAGATTGCCGCGCGGGTCGGTTTTCAGGATGCGAACTATTTTGCTAGGAAATTTAAAATGATTATGGGGTGCAGCCCGACGGACTATCGGTCATCAGCCCAGTGCTAG